ATTCCGACTCGGATACTGACTCCGACAGCAACACCGATCCTGCGGATCCCGAGATCGACTGGGTGGAGATACCGGCGGGTAACTTCATCTTCGGCTCTCCGGTAGGCACACCGTGCCGCGGCCCGGGCCACGAAAAGGAAGTGCCGGTCATCCTCACGCACCCGTTCCTGATGTCGAAGTACGAGGTGACGCAGCGGCAGTGGACGGCGCTCGGCTTCGAGGCGCCGCACAACGCGCCGTTCTGCGAGGACTGTCCCGTGACGTTCATTGATCAGTTCGAGGCGATGGCGTGGTGCAACGCGCTCTCGGCGTTCGAAAGTCTCGAGGAGTGCTACGACCTTTCGAGCTGTTCGGGAACAATAGGGAGCGGTTGTCCAGACGGCGATTTCTTCCTTGGCGGGTGCGCCGTGGAGGAAGGGACGGGGGATCCGCTCCCAGACGTCTATCGATGCGCATCTCCGGTACGGAAGCACGTTTCGATGTACGACTGCGCGGGTTACCGCCTGCCAACAGGTCCCGAGTGGGAGTACGCGGCCAAGGCCGGCACGACGACCAACACCTACAACGGCGACATCACGGTGGACTCCGAGGGCATCTGCATCGACGAGCCGATCCTGAACGACATCGCCTGGTACTGCGACAACTCCGGTTTCGGCAACACGGACTGGACGGTCGAGAAGTACGACCTTCTCCGCGAGGTCGGCTTCAAGCAGCCCAGCCCGTTCGAGCTGTACGACATGCTCGGCAACGCGTGGGAGTGGGT
Above is a window of Pseudomonadota bacterium DNA encoding:
- a CDS encoding formylglycine-generating enzyme family protein, with the translated sequence MPKAHIFSLMLALLSGASTACSCEEKSEGKHDSGTGVPDGSDGDTDSDSDSDTDSDSNTDPADPEIDWVEIPAGNFIFGSPVGTPCRGPGHEKEVPVILTHPFLMSKYEVTQRQWTALGFEAPHNAPFCEDCPVTFIDQFEAMAWCNALSAFESLEECYDLSSCSGTIGSGCPDGDFFLGGCAVEEGTGDPLPDVYRCASPVRKHVSMYDCAGYRLPTGPEWEYAAKAGTTTNTYNGDITVDSEGICIDEPILNDIAWYCDNSGFGNTDWTVEKYDLLREVGFKQPSPFELYDMLGNAWEWVDYVSTGGGIDWIYGGTGETLTDPMGPGETDDVRRDIRGGAYNTHACRTRAAHQFEAHGDERHAVSGFRPVRTLPSTAPDTGPGDSGVK